A DNA window from Impatiens glandulifera chromosome 7, dImpGla2.1, whole genome shotgun sequence contains the following coding sequences:
- the LOC124945250 gene encoding pentatricopeptide repeat-containing protein At1g80880, mitochondrial: MNGLMAFSAIARQLQRINIRLSSSPLPISFSKSPISFQFYSASHRICFTYPPSLRQTITFSTFRTSNDSTIHVAFDFNTQLDLPLENYQLNVRKLVDAIKNAADSFSSEEETSSFLDETCLEPNEGLIYSLICALKDDWKLTYWIFMWGKKKGFAGEKIGALMVWILGTNKKFNTAWCLIRDLHSSSVDTHPAMHAMIDRYAASNDPNGAIQAFNFMEKFKLSPDMESLQALLITLCKHGNIEEAEEFMFLNKKLFPLETKSFNIILNGWCNISVDVYEAKRIWREMSKSCILPNGDSYQHMISCFSKVGNLFDSLRLYDEMRKRGFIPNLNVYNSLIHVLTRENCLNDALKLLDKMKETGLQPDSITLNAFICPLCELSKMEDAKNVLARMKTENVAPTVSTYHAFLKEANVEGTLEILNCMVKSSLRPNRETFLLIFKKFFEMKQAADALKIWVEMKQYNVSPDSAHYNIVVGGLVNSGFKMKAKELYAEMKYNEFVLDPKVMKLLNEPVRTESSQKRREPVRNVCRDNIEVYDKRKAMERKKKFDGQSTTHKGILSIFDRI; this comes from the exons ATGAATGGCCTAATGGCCTTCTCCGCCATCGCCAGACAGCTTCAGAGAATAAATATCCGTCTTTCTTCTTCCCCACTTCCAATTTCCTTCTCAAAATCACCgatttcatttcaattttactCGGCATCTCATCGGATATGCTTCACATATCCTCCTTCCCTTCGTCAAACCATCACCTTCTCCACCTTTCGGACTTCAAACGACTCGACTATTCATGTAGCATTCGATTTCAATACACAATTAGATCTTCCACTGGAAAATTATCAATTGAATGTCCGAAAGTTAGTCGATGCAATAAAAAACGCCGCCGATTCATTCTCCTCAGAAGAGGAAACATCATCCTTTCTTGACGAAACATGTTTGGAACCTAACGAAGGTTTAATTTATTCGTTGATTTGTGCATTGAAAGATGACTGGAAGCTAACTTACTGGATTTTCATGTGGGGTAAGAAAAAGGGTTTTGCTGGAGAGAAGATTGGAGCTCTGATGGTTTGGATTCTTGGCACAAATAAGAAATTCAATACTGCTTGGTGTTTAATTCGAGATTTGCATTCATCTTCTGTTGATACTCACCCGGCAATGCATGCCATGATTGATAG ATATGCTGCGTCAAATGACCCAAATGGAGCTATACAGGCTTTCAATTTCATGGAGAAATTTAAATTGTCACCGGACATGGAATCCTTACAAGCATTACTGATAACCCTCTGCAAACATGGAAACATAGAAGAAGCCGAAGAATTCATGTTTCTAAATAAGAAGCTATTTCCCTTAGAAACTAAAAGCTTCAATATTATACTTAACGGTTGGTGCAACATATCGGTTGATGTATACGAAGCCAAGCGAATATGGAGAGAAATGTCCAAATCTTGCATCTTACCAAACGGGGATTCTTACCAACACATGATCTCTTGCTTCTCAAAAGTCGGAAATCTCTTTGACTCGCTCAGACTCTACGATGAAATGAGGAAAAGAGGCTTTATCCCGAACCTAAATGTATACAACTCATTGATACACGTTCTCACTCGCGAGAATTGCCTTAACGATGCCCTTAAGCTTTTGGACAAAATGAAAGAAACCGGATTACAACCTGATTCCATCACTCTCAACGCTTTCATATGTCCACTTTGTGAATTATCGAAAATGGAAGatgctaaaaacgtgttagcCAGAATGAAAACCGAGAATGTGGCTCCGACGGTCTCAACCTATCACGCTTTCCTAAAGGAAGCAAACGTGGAAGGAACTCTTGAAATTCTTAACTGTATGGTGAAATCAAGCCTCAGACCGAACAGGGAAACATTTCTATTGATATTCAAGAAATTCTTCGAGATGAAACAGGCTGCTGATGCGTTGAAGATCTGGGTTGAGATGAAGCAATACAATGTTTCACCTGATTCTGCTCATTACAATATTGTAGTGGGAGGACTTGTAAATTCAGGGTTTAAAATGAAAGCGAAAGAATTATACGCGGAGATGAAGTATAACGAGTTTGTGCTGGATCCAAAGGTGATGAAGCTGTTGAATGAGCCGGTTCGAACTGAATCAAGCCAGAAACGTCGAGAGCCTGTGAGAAATGTTTGTAGAGACAATATAGAAGTATACGATAAAAGAAAGGCGatggaaagaaagaagaaatttgACGGGCAGTCTACTACCCATAAGGGTATCTTGAGTATTTTTGACAGAATTTGA
- the LOC124910389 gene encoding putative receptor-like protein kinase At1g80870, producing the protein MTSREPSPHSPSPTHKYQSTILLIAITILSSIVLLFAILYFLYHLWYSLVRVRKSRTSPFEDSIDPLMKLRKFNFKEMRLATNDFGDDNSIGKGGSGTVFRGILRDGKLVAVKMLDSSSEQTFQNELQILGTLKSPFIVSLIGYCSEKDKRLLVYEYMPNRSLQEYLFSDSNWYLDWEKRFEIILDVSKALVYLHLECDPPVVHGDVKPSNVLLDSDYRPKISDFGLSRLKNEAEFGVDLFSQELSCNLTGTGAETPVIGTPVDRESEVDFSLALQASTSSKNSKVIHNLNGLNLNLNSFSEKGKEVSTVENCNEDDADSVNGGRRKDWWWRQDDVNAAELSSNDYVMEWIGSQIWEEDNRSPSEIIDHKSDKSKPENLNQTTNKKHRKMLEWWKEEHLDEIKKKANKSKKRFRISRLDLLKFRKRRKPCQPSQTAGEFSFRGDLFSRELSSTTSMRGTLCYVAPEYSGCGYLMEKSDIYSLGVLILVIISGRRPLHVLSSPMKLEKANLISWCRQLSQAGNVLELVDERLKEDYDKDQASLCINVALACLQKMPELRPDIGEIVKILSGEMDLPSRPFEFSPSPPARMVNRSRRKHKTTNIE; encoded by the coding sequence ATGACTTCAAGAGAACCTTCCCCTCATTCTCCATCACCAACCCACAAATACCAATCAACCATTCTCCTAATAGCAATCACCATTCTCTCATCTATAGTCCTCTTATTCGCCATTCTCTATTTCCTCTACCATCTCTGGTATTCTCTCGTCCGTGTTCGCAAATCTAGAACAAGCCCATTTGAAGATTCAATCGATCCGCTTATGAAACTCAGGAAGTTCAATTTCAAGGAGATGAGATTAGCCACCAACGATTTCGGAGATGATAACTCAATCGGTAAAGGTGGGTCGGGTACTGTTTTTCGTGGGATTCTACGAGATGGGAAACTCGTTGCTGTTAAGATGCTTGATTCTTCATCCGAACAAACGTTTCAGAACGAATTACAGATCTTAGGTACACTAAAATCCCCATTTATCGTTTCCTTAATTGGGTATTGTTCTGAAAAGGATAAGAGATTGTTAGTGTATGAATACATGCCGAATCGAAGTTTACAGGAATATCTTTTCTCTGATAGTAATTGGTATTTGGATTGGGAAAAACGATTTGAGATCATTCTAGATGTTTCTAAAGCTCTTGTTTATCTTCATTTAGAATGTGATCCGCCTGTAGTTCACGGTGATGTTAAACCGAGTAATGTCTTGCTTGATTCAGATTATCGTCCGAAGATTTCTGATTTTGGGTTGTCTAGATTGAAGAATGAGGCGGAATTTGGGGTTGATTTGTTCAGTCAAGAACTTTCCTGTAACTTGACTGGAACCGGAGCTGAAACACCTGTAATCGGGACTCCGGTTGATAGAGAAAGTGAGGTTGATTTTTCATTAGCTCTTCAAGCTTCAACTTCTTCGAAGAACAGTAAGGTGATACATAACTTGAATGGtctgaatttgaatttgaattcgtTTAGTGAAAAGGGTAAGGAAGTTTCCACTGTCGAAAACTGTAATGAAGATGATGCTGATTCCGTTAATGGAGGAAGAAGGAAGGATTGGTGGTGGAGACAGGACGATGTAAATGCAGCAGAATTATCCAGTAACGATTACGTTATGGAATGGATTGGCAGCCAAATTTGGGAAGAAGATAACAGAAGTCCTTCTGAGATTATAGATCACAAATCAGATAAATCCAAACCCGAAAACTTGAATCAGACAACTAATAAGAAACACAGGAAGATGCTTGAATGGTGGAAGGAAGAGCATTTAGATGAAATCAAGAAGAAAGCTAATAAGTCCAAGAAAAGATTCAGAATTTCGCGGCTAGATCTTCTCAAATTCAGAAAACGTAGAAAACCCTGCCAGCCTAGCCAAACTGCAGGCGAGTTCAGTTTTCGTGGCGATCTGTTCAGCCGAGAATTAAGCAGCACGACAAGCATGAGAGGAACTCTATGCTACGTCGCACCTGAATACAGCGGATGCGGTTATTTAATGGAGAAATCAGATATTTATAGTTTAGGAGTTTTGATTCTAGTGATTATTTCGGGAAGGAGACCTTTACATGTTCTATCTTCGCCAATGAAACTCGAGAAAGCGAATTTGATAAGTTGGTGTCGTCAATTATCACAAGCTGGGAATGTTTTGGAACTTGTGGACGAGAGGTTGAAGGAGGATTATGATAAGGATCAGGCGAGTTTGTGTATTAATGTGGCTTTGGCTTGCCTTCAAAAAATGCCTGAATTACGACCTGATATTGGAGAGATTGTTAAGATCTTGAGTGGGGAAATGGATCTTCCTTCTCGCCCGTTTGAGttttctccttctcctcctgCTAGAATGGTCAATAGATCGAGGAGGAAGCATAAGACAACGAACATAGAATAG